The Nitrospirota bacterium DNA segment TTAGATTGGAGTAACTTATTGTAAGAATTAACTAAATTGTAATTAAGAAGTGGAAAGGGCAGAGTTTGAAATTTTACTTACTCCTCATCACTGTTACACTGTATCCCTCATCTGCAAGTTTGCTTGCCAGTACTGAGGCATCCTGTTTTGATTTAAAGATACCAATCCTTACCCTGTGATACTTTGTGCCATTTATAATTGTATCTGTGAGACTTACATCCTTATAATTCCATTCTAAAGCCTTCTTCAGCCTTACCGCATTATCAATATTCGTAAATGCACCAACCTGAATGGTAAAATCACCGTATCCTCTCTCATCAAACTTTACATACTTAATGTATCTTTTATCCCTTTCAAGGTATTCAATCCTCACACGCCCTAAACCTTTATCTGCCATACCGAGTTCCTTCGCAGCCCCGAATGAAAGGTCTATTATCCTTCCATCAACAAATGGACCTCTATCATTTATAAGTAACCTGACATTCTTACCGTTCTCAAGGTTTGTAACCCTCGCATATGTGCCGAGAGGAACTGTCCTGTGCGCTGCTGTATGTTTATACATATCATATATATCACCACTTGCTGTTGGTCTGCCATGAAAATCCATACCATACCATGAAGCGATACCTTCTTCGACCCTGTGCGGCACTCCAATATCTATTCGGGGAGGAGGGTAAGATGCGACTCTGTATGTGGCGCAGGAAGCGAGAAATAGAAGACAGGTACAAGATGCAAGAAGCAAGATTTTTGATTTTTGATTTTTGATTTTTGAGTTTAGAGTTTTGAGTTTAGATATCCATCTCATAGATTCTATATCTCTTATATACCTTCGCACCAAAATGATGTGCTATGCGATGCACCGCAATGTTATCTTCAAGAACCCACGACAGTTCAACTCGTTTATATCTCTTATTTTTCATACCCTCCAAGGATTTGAGATAAAGCAATGCATCTATTCCATAGTTTCGATATTCTTTCTTTACCCCGAGAATCATAAGTCTCAGCGTATCAATCTTTCTCGAGTAAAATAAAAACTTGAATATCCCTGTTATACCGATATGGCCATTCAGGTGTTTTAAGACCTGATTATAGTCAGGGAGTATCAACATGAGCCCAACAGGTCTTCCTTCAACCTCAGCAAAAAGTGCTAAATTCGGAATAATGAGCGGTTTCATCCTCTTTGCAGTCCACTCTATCTCTTCGTCAGTTATCGGAACAAAACCCCAGTTTAACTCCCATGCAGAATTATATAGTTCTTTAAACAACATGACCTCTCTATCAAACTCTTTCATGTTAATAGGTCTTACTCTGATGTCAGATTTTATTAACCTCTCTGCTACCCGTTTTATCTTTTCTGGTATTTCCTCGGGAATATCTACTGTATAGGCGAGGAGGTCCTTTGCCTTTCTCAGACCATAACCTTCAAGGAGTGATGTATAATAAGAAGGGTTATAGGGCATCATCAGGCAGGGAGGTAAATCAAAGCCATCTATTAGTATGCCACACTCATCATTTGTAGAGAGATTTATGGGTCCAATCATGCCCTTTAATCCCTTTTCTCTTAACCATGACCTCGCTGAATCAAGAAGTCCTCTGGCGACTATGGCATTATTAGAACATTCAAATAATCCAAAAAAACCGACATCTTCCCTGTGGAATTCAATATAGTTCCTGTCAACGATTGCAGCAATCCTTCCTGTCTTTTCATTTGCACCTTCAGCTAAGAAGAATACTGCCTCTGCGTGTTTAAAGAATGGATTTTGGGGTGAAAGGTTTTTTTTAAGGTCTGAAATAAGTGGTGGGACCCAGTAGGGATTTTCTCTGTATAAATTGGAAGGAAGTTTTAGAAATTTTTTGAGTGTTCTGTCATCATTTACCTTTATTATTCTCAAAGATTAGATAACCCCTAAACTCTTGCCCACCTTCTTGAATGCATCGAGAACCTTCGATAAATGCTCATCTGTATGTGTAGCCATAAAACTCGTCCTTATAAGTGCTTTGCCATTAGGGACAGCAGGACTAACCGCAACATTAGCAAATATCCCTTCATCATGAAGCATCTTCCCCATCATAAATGCCTTACGGTCTTCGCCTACAATTATAGGTATAATCGGCGTTTCACTGGGTCCTGTATCAAATCCAAGTGATTTAAAGCCTTCTTTCATCCTGCGGGTATTCTCCCATAGTCTCTGTCTTCTTTCGGGCTCATTGATTATTATATCCACTGCTGCACTCACCGATGCAACAGATGCCGGTGGGGGGCTTGCACTGAATATCAGTGGACGGGATACATGTTTTATGTAGTGTATTATCTCCTCTTTTGCTGCAATAAATCCACCTATTGATGCAAGTGATTTACTATAAGTTCCCATAATGATATCAACATCATCTTCAAGCCCAAAGTGCTCAGCGGTGCCTCTACCATTCGCACCGAGAACACCTATACCATGTGCATCATCTACCATTATCCTTGCTCCATGTCTTTTTGCGATCTTTACTATTTCAGGCAGTTTTGCTATATCTCCCTCCATGCTGAAGACACCATCAACCACAATGAGTTTACCCCTCCCATTATTCTGTGAGACAATTCTTTCAAGGTCAGCCATATCATTATGGCGATATTTTTTGACCTCTCCAAAAGAAAGACGGCACCCATCTATTATGCTGGCATGATCCATCTTGTCTATGATAACCGTATCATCCTTTCCTACAAGCGCAGATATTGCGCCGAGATTTGTCTGAAAACCAGTAGAGAAAACGAGTGCAGACTCCTTTTTCATAAAGGAGGCGAGTTTTGCCTCTAATTGTTCATGTATGTCCAGTGTGCCATTGAGGAATCTTGAGCCTGCGCATCCTGTGCCATATTTCTTCACTGCCTCTATGGCAGCCTCC contains these protein-coding regions:
- a CDS encoding septal ring lytic transglycosylase RlpA family protein, with the protein product MRWISKLKTLNSKIKNQKSKILLLASCTCLLFLASCATYRVASYPPPRIDIGVPHRVEEGIASWYGMDFHGRPTASGDIYDMYKHTAAHRTVPLGTYARVTNLENGKNVRLLINDRGPFVDGRIIDLSFGAAKELGMADKGLGRVRIEYLERDKRYIKYVKFDERGYGDFTIQVGAFTNIDNAVRLKKALEWNYKDVSLTDTIINGTKYHRVRIGIFKSKQDASVLASKLADEGYSVTVMRSK
- a CDS encoding N-acetyltransferase; the encoded protein is MRIIKVNDDRTLKKFLKLPSNLYRENPYWVPPLISDLKKNLSPQNPFFKHAEAVFFLAEGANEKTGRIAAIVDRNYIEFHREDVGFFGLFECSNNAIVARGLLDSARSWLREKGLKGMIGPINLSTNDECGILIDGFDLPPCLMMPYNPSYYTSLLEGYGLRKAKDLLAYTVDIPEEIPEKIKRVAERLIKSDIRVRPINMKEFDREVMLFKELYNSAWELNWGFVPITDEEIEWTAKRMKPLIIPNLALFAEVEGRPVGLMLILPDYNQVLKHLNGHIGITGIFKFLFYSRKIDTLRLMILGVKKEYRNYGIDALLYLKSLEGMKNKRYKRVELSWVLEDNIAVHRIAHHFGAKVYKRYRIYEMDI
- a CDS encoding aminotransferase class I/II-fold pyridoxal phosphate-dependent enzyme is translated as MDIFEKCYKFTTAKEVMAAGVYPYFRRIESAQDPEVIVGGKKMIMIGSNNYLGLTNHPKVKEAAIEAVKKYGTGCAGSRFLNGTLDIHEQLEAKLASFMKKESALVFSTGFQTNLGAISALVGKDDTVIIDKMDHASIIDGCRLSFGEVKKYRHNDMADLERIVSQNNGRGKLIVVDGVFSMEGDIAKLPEIVKIAKRHGARIMVDDAHGIGVLGANGRGTAEHFGLEDDVDIIMGTYSKSLASIGGFIAAKEEIIHYIKHVSRPLIFSASPPPASVASVSAAVDIIINEPERRQRLWENTRRMKEGFKSLGFDTGPSETPIIPIIVGEDRKAFMMGKMLHDEGIFANVAVSPAVPNGKALIRTSFMATHTDEHLSKVLDAFKKVGKSLGVI